Proteins encoded in a region of the Synechococcus sp. BIOS-U3-1 genome:
- a CDS encoding mechanosensitive ion channel family protein has protein sequence MNAILKELSAWLGYLDRQAVSWQLGFILLALIAATILHKYRKGQRVSSSLDLLFGPLLLLIPSLLLKLIAVPTGISTQFGWIWSLWNVVSWLEIKLQRRYKASRFTPWLGKVVRPTILVAAIVYFIDRLSSISSIALIQIGTILEAELAIGNVFVSLVGLYLIFVCSRTIAFVMAWLLQTILRTKTQSRKLLEQLIQYLIVAIGTLLIALQAGFNATALLWISGGLSFGLGFSLKEIMTNLLSGIWLLLEGWIQPGEVLMINGDPCRVTKLGLRATELSRSRDDATLLIPNFTFFTKDAESFTAGENDRRESIHVSAAYQHEPKAVIAVLEEVAKKHQRVLKMPSPKAFAIDFSESSIDYKLKFSVPNPLEALSIGSELRQAIWVAFDDNGIKATN, from the coding sequence ATGAATGCAATTCTCAAGGAGCTCTCTGCCTGGCTTGGATATCTCGATCGTCAAGCCGTCAGCTGGCAATTGGGATTCATTCTATTGGCCCTCATCGCAGCAACGATCTTGCACAAATACAGGAAGGGCCAACGTGTATCTTCCTCCCTCGACCTGCTCTTTGGTCCCCTACTGCTGCTGATACCCAGCCTTTTACTTAAACTCATTGCTGTTCCCACAGGAATCAGCACTCAATTCGGCTGGATCTGGAGTCTTTGGAACGTCGTGAGCTGGTTAGAGATAAAACTTCAAAGGAGATATAAGGCCTCTCGATTCACACCTTGGTTAGGCAAGGTGGTACGGCCAACCATTCTGGTCGCTGCCATTGTTTATTTTATCGATCGTCTGAGCAGTATTTCATCGATCGCACTCATTCAGATAGGCACCATTCTTGAGGCAGAGCTTGCGATCGGCAATGTTTTTGTATCACTCGTGGGCCTCTATCTAATCTTCGTTTGTAGCCGAACAATCGCCTTTGTGATGGCCTGGCTGTTGCAAACTATTCTGAGAACAAAAACACAAAGTCGCAAACTACTCGAACAACTTATTCAATACCTCATCGTCGCTATCGGCACTTTGTTAATAGCCCTGCAGGCAGGTTTCAACGCCACGGCTTTGTTATGGATCTCAGGTGGTTTGTCCTTTGGCCTTGGTTTTAGCCTCAAAGAAATCATGACTAATCTTCTAAGCGGTATCTGGCTTTTACTCGAAGGTTGGATTCAACCAGGAGAAGTTCTAATGATCAACGGAGATCCCTGCCGAGTTACCAAACTAGGCCTCAGAGCCACTGAATTATCAAGATCACGAGATGATGCGACCCTATTGATTCCCAATTTTACCTTCTTCACAAAAGATGCTGAATCCTTCACCGCTGGAGAAAACGACCGGCGTGAATCGATTCATGTGAGTGCTGCTTACCAGCACGAACCGAAGGCAGTGATCGCTGTGCTTGAAGAAGTTGCTAAAAAACATCAGCGAGTGCTCAAAATGCCGTCACCAAAAGCCTTTGCCATCGACTTCTCTGAATCATCGATCGACTACAAACTCAAGTTTTCAGTTCCTAATCCTCTCGAGGCCTTGTCAATTGGGAGTGAATTAAGGCAGGCCATCTGGGTCGCTTTTGATGACAATGGAATCAAAGCCACCAACTAA
- a CDS encoding ABC transporter permease, with amino-acid sequence MRIFGLNRRIVRALLGSQYAHMLEYRAEIALWALSGVLPFIMLSLWSGSDARAQLGLDGVALDRYFLSAFLVRQFSVVWMVYAFEEDALLGRLSPYLLQPLHPLWRYVASHLGEQLTRLPFAAGIAGLFFLIQPQAFWIPSLGGFLLAWIATWMAFAIAFLLQSLIASLCFWSEKATALERLLFLPFLFFSGLLAPLTAFPPAVQNWVRWTPFPYLIDFPARVLSGDPVDLAAGFGAQLAWVLLLLPLVLLLWRAGVRRYSAMGA; translated from the coding sequence ATGCGCATCTTCGGGCTCAATCGTCGAATTGTGCGCGCCCTGTTGGGCAGTCAGTACGCGCACATGCTCGAGTATCGCGCTGAGATCGCGCTCTGGGCCTTGTCTGGAGTGCTGCCGTTCATCATGCTCAGCCTCTGGAGTGGCAGTGACGCGCGAGCTCAACTGGGATTAGACGGGGTGGCTCTGGACCGTTATTTCCTCAGCGCTTTTCTGGTGCGTCAGTTTTCGGTGGTCTGGATGGTCTACGCCTTCGAGGAAGATGCACTGCTGGGAAGGTTGTCGCCCTATCTGCTTCAACCGTTGCATCCTCTCTGGCGCTACGTGGCCTCGCATCTGGGTGAGCAGCTCACCAGGCTGCCCTTCGCTGCCGGTATCGCCGGTCTGTTTTTTCTGATTCAGCCGCAAGCCTTTTGGATTCCATCGCTGGGAGGATTTTTGCTGGCCTGGATCGCCACCTGGATGGCCTTTGCCATTGCCTTTTTGCTGCAGAGCCTGATTGCATCGCTGTGTTTCTGGAGTGAGAAGGCCACGGCGCTGGAGCGGTTGCTGTTTTTACCTTTTCTGTTTTTCTCCGGACTGCTGGCTCCACTCACGGCTTTCCCGCCTGCTGTGCAGAACTGGGTGCGCTGGACACCGTTTCCCTATCTGATTGATTTTCCAGCTCGGGTGTTGTCGGGCGATCCGGTGGATTTGGCTGCAGGCTTTGGTGCACAGCTGGCCTGGGTGTTGCTGCTGCTGCCGCTGGTGTTGTTGCTCTGGCGAGCCGGTGTTCGGCGCTACAGCGCCATGGGGGCCTGA
- a CDS encoding 2OG-Fe(II) oxygenase has product MSLIGHYGNAGYEAVADAVMAFFDRRTDLHRPGIAFGPAGDQQPSKLSTDISLVAIDREDPESCAISEVIVRGVTAGLDRYLAERPLFREVCPEQALFVLPIFNLQRYAPGEGFRQWHCDWTISDEATEPVHRVLAWILYCDSVAEAGTEFHWQRHHEEAVRGKLLIFPAGPSHIHRGRVTQKHSKTIATGWINAGTQEGYLRRLARS; this is encoded by the coding sequence ATCAGCCTGATCGGTCACTACGGCAATGCCGGCTACGAAGCCGTAGCTGATGCGGTGATGGCGTTCTTTGATCGTCGCACCGACTTACACCGTCCTGGCATCGCCTTCGGTCCTGCCGGAGATCAGCAGCCGTCGAAGCTGAGCACCGATATCAGCCTGGTGGCCATCGATCGCGAGGATCCTGAGTCCTGTGCCATCTCGGAGGTGATTGTCCGTGGCGTCACTGCGGGTTTGGATCGCTACTTGGCCGAACGGCCCCTGTTCCGTGAGGTTTGTCCTGAGCAGGCTCTCTTCGTGTTGCCGATCTTCAATCTGCAGCGCTACGCGCCCGGTGAGGGATTTCGTCAGTGGCATTGCGACTGGACCATCAGCGATGAGGCCACGGAGCCTGTTCATCGCGTCCTGGCCTGGATTCTCTACTGCGACTCCGTGGCTGAGGCCGGAACGGAGTTTCATTGGCAGCGGCATCACGAGGAGGCGGTGCGGGGGAAACTGCTGATTTTTCCTGCTGGTCCCAGTCACATCCACCGCGGCAGGGTGACGCAGAAGCACAGCAAAACCATCGCCACAGGCTGGATCAATGCGGGGACCCAGGAGGGCTATCTCCGGCGCTTGGCTCGCTCCTGA
- a CDS encoding protein phosphatase, with translation MSRPDAEQLQGTLVDFALLELIRQHRESFQPLWTVDSWAKLMIWLSLNCGLSGERDTLEHFASALGERITSRLRRTFFERELADLELQVLADPAEQQVLLLSQAPQDPAVLDADRLSAALDRVGLTGRVVADRSRWQQLEAVVTIPWKG, from the coding sequence ATGAGTCGTCCGGATGCCGAACAGTTGCAGGGCACGCTTGTGGACTTTGCCCTGCTGGAACTGATTCGCCAGCACCGCGAGAGTTTTCAGCCGCTCTGGACTGTTGATAGCTGGGCCAAGTTGATGATCTGGCTTTCGCTCAATTGCGGCTTGTCCGGAGAACGCGACACCCTTGAGCATTTCGCCTCTGCCCTTGGTGAACGCATCACCTCGCGTCTGCGTCGAACCTTCTTTGAGCGAGAGCTTGCGGATCTGGAACTTCAGGTGCTTGCGGATCCAGCTGAACAGCAGGTCTTGCTGTTGTCGCAGGCTCCCCAGGACCCTGCCGTGCTTGACGCTGATCGACTCTCGGCAGCTCTAGACCGGGTGGGACTGACTGGTCGGGTTGTTGCGGATCGCAGTCGCTGGCAGCAGCTGGAGGCTGTGGTGACGATTCCCTGGAAGGGCTGA
- a CDS encoding ABC transporter ATP-binding protein has product MITVERLSKTYRVADKQPGLAGTLRHFLRRRQRDVSAVRDVSFEIAPGEMVGFLGANGAGKTTTLKMLCGLIYPSSGQVLVAGHQPQRRHPDFLRRITLVMGQKQQLIWDLPPMDSLRVNAAVYGIPDRVAKRRIADLSDLLELGEELTRPVRKLSLGQRMKAELLAALLHEPEVLFLDEPTLGLDVNAQMRVRQFLADYNRRTGATVLLTSHYMADITALCPRVLLIHQGQLFHDGALDRLASRLAPERHVRLELKEPASAEAFTGLGRLDSLENCEVNLRVDPASLTRVLAKILERFEVRDLEVNDPPIDQLIGELFRQGSL; this is encoded by the coding sequence TTGATCACGGTCGAAAGGCTGAGCAAGACGTACCGCGTCGCTGATAAACAGCCTGGCTTGGCTGGCACCTTGCGGCATTTTCTGCGCCGTCGACAGCGCGATGTGTCCGCGGTGCGGGATGTGTCCTTTGAGATCGCTCCCGGGGAGATGGTGGGTTTCCTCGGTGCCAATGGAGCCGGCAAGACGACCACGCTCAAAATGCTCTGTGGGCTGATTTATCCCAGTTCCGGTCAGGTGCTGGTGGCTGGTCATCAACCCCAACGACGGCATCCTGATTTTCTGCGGCGGATCACGCTGGTGATGGGCCAGAAGCAACAGCTCATCTGGGATCTGCCGCCAATGGATTCGTTGCGCGTCAACGCGGCGGTGTATGGCATTCCGGATCGCGTTGCCAAAAGACGGATCGCCGATCTGTCAGACCTGCTGGAGCTGGGCGAAGAGCTCACCCGTCCGGTGCGCAAGTTGTCGCTGGGTCAGCGCATGAAGGCTGAGTTGCTTGCTGCCTTGCTGCACGAACCCGAGGTGCTGTTTCTGGATGAACCGACCCTGGGGCTGGATGTGAATGCTCAGATGCGGGTGCGCCAGTTTCTTGCCGATTACAACCGCCGCACCGGTGCCACTGTTTTACTCACGAGTCATTACATGGCCGACATCACGGCCCTATGCCCGCGGGTGCTGCTGATTCATCAGGGGCAGTTGTTTCACGACGGCGCCCTGGATCGCCTTGCTAGTCGTCTGGCGCCAGAGCGCCACGTGCGGCTCGAGCTGAAAGAGCCTGCATCTGCAGAAGCCTTCACCGGGTTGGGTCGGCTCGACAGCCTTGAGAATTGTGAGGTCAACCTACGGGTGGATCCGGCATCACTCACCAGGGTTCTGGCAAAGATCCTGGAACGTTTTGAGGTGCGCGATCTGGAGGTGAATGACCCTCCGATTGATCAGTTGATCGGCGAGTTGTTTCGCCAGGGAAGCCTCTGA
- a CDS encoding extracellular solute-binding protein — protein MRAPLAASVLLSTLLLSVSGCSRLGNQLPVMLYLAMVIDQDSAIDTATQTDFRQRIQLIISDFRKIKPNVEVQVALYNRANLSQELQRRNASGLGPDLVVTDATQANQLLRDGLTDEIPVMAFQRQQTDKALWERVKLDDGRITAQPIVIYPQIACFNREIVQNPPTNLQKLLQQGASGTRIGLAVNFSEVLWTAGSLGAMQSLARANDDQNLSAEDNEMLVAWLAWLQQASAQQNISFFQDQGDLETLLNDGELDWVSCNSNSLLRLRKLMGDNLGVSPLPRGSAGTSSPVNALRVLALGANSSPRQREVAVSLAQFITNPMVQRNLSLRSLAFLPVNPAVAVPVRSSQTLATLVQSRENSLLHESALAGLAHHRNLDRDGAQVLVPLVFGASNPQSSLDALLKALGSES, from the coding sequence GTGCGTGCTCCGCTGGCAGCGAGCGTTTTGCTCTCCACCCTGCTGCTCAGCGTCAGCGGGTGCAGTCGCCTCGGTAATCAGCTGCCGGTGATGCTTTACCTGGCGATGGTGATCGACCAGGACAGCGCGATCGACACTGCCACACAGACCGACTTCCGCCAGCGGATTCAACTGATCATCAGCGATTTCCGCAAGATCAAGCCCAACGTGGAAGTGCAAGTCGCGCTGTACAACCGCGCCAATCTCAGCCAGGAACTCCAGCGCCGCAATGCCTCAGGTCTGGGACCTGATCTGGTGGTCACGGATGCCACTCAGGCCAATCAGTTGCTGCGCGACGGGCTCACTGACGAAATTCCTGTTATGGCATTTCAACGCCAACAAACAGATAAAGCCCTGTGGGAGCGGGTGAAGCTCGACGATGGGCGCATCACGGCTCAGCCGATCGTGATCTACCCACAGATCGCCTGCTTCAACCGCGAGATCGTTCAGAACCCTCCCACCAACCTGCAGAAGCTGCTTCAACAGGGCGCATCCGGGACCCGCATTGGGTTGGCGGTGAACTTCTCGGAAGTGCTCTGGACCGCAGGCAGCCTGGGAGCCATGCAAAGCCTGGCCCGCGCCAACGATGACCAGAACCTGAGTGCAGAGGACAACGAAATGCTGGTGGCATGGCTGGCCTGGTTGCAACAGGCCAGTGCCCAGCAGAACATCTCCTTTTTCCAAGACCAGGGGGATCTGGAAACCCTGCTCAACGATGGTGAGCTCGACTGGGTGAGCTGCAACTCCAACAGCCTGCTACGACTCAGAAAACTGATGGGCGACAACCTCGGGGTTTCTCCTCTGCCCAGAGGCTCTGCAGGAACCTCCAGCCCCGTGAATGCCCTGAGGGTGCTGGCACTCGGAGCCAACTCAAGCCCACGCCAACGTGAAGTGGCCGTGAGCCTGGCCCAGTTCATCACCAACCCGATGGTGCAAAGGAATCTGTCGCTGCGCTCCCTCGCTTTCCTGCCGGTGAACCCCGCCGTGGCCGTGCCAGTGCGGAGTTCCCAAACACTGGCCACATTGGTGCAGTCCAGAGAGAATTCGCTGCTGCATGAATCAGCCCTGGCAGGGCTGGCTCACCATCGCAACCTCGATCGTGATGGGGCACAAGTGCTGGTTCCATTGGTATTTGGAGCCTCAAACCCACAATCCAGCCTTGATGCCCTGCTTAAAGCTCTGGGGAGTGAATCATGA
- a CDS encoding ABC transporter permease, which yields MGRYWRTLRRFWGTALATQLEYQLNVVVELLAVVLSLSGSLLLLSLFFGPGRELGGWNWNQALIVQGFYTVFDGMTTAWLRPNLGAIVTYVREGTLDFVLLKPIDSQFWVSLRTFAPAGLSEVVLGLGLAGWGAHQSGVVLTPAVLVTVMLMLMVAAVILYSLWFLIAATSIWFVKTWNATEVLRAVLASGRYPLEAYPASLRLLFTLVVPVAFLTTVPAEVLLGRASLPLLALGFVLAGGFFAAARGFWLFALRHYTSASS from the coding sequence ATGGGGCGCTATTGGCGAACCTTGCGCCGTTTCTGGGGTACTGCTCTGGCCACCCAGCTGGAATATCAGCTGAATGTGGTGGTGGAGCTGCTGGCCGTGGTCCTCAGCCTCAGCGGCAGCCTGCTGCTGTTGTCTCTCTTCTTCGGGCCCGGCCGGGAGCTTGGGGGATGGAACTGGAACCAGGCTTTGATCGTGCAGGGCTTCTACACCGTGTTCGACGGCATGACGACCGCCTGGCTGAGGCCCAATCTCGGAGCGATCGTCACCTATGTGCGCGAGGGCACCCTTGATTTCGTGTTGCTTAAACCGATCGATAGTCAGTTCTGGGTGTCGTTGCGAACGTTTGCGCCTGCAGGTTTGTCTGAAGTTGTTCTGGGCCTTGGCCTGGCCGGTTGGGGCGCGCACCAATCCGGCGTTGTGCTGACTCCAGCTGTACTGGTCACCGTGATGCTGATGCTGATGGTGGCTGCAGTGATCCTTTATTCGCTGTGGTTTCTGATCGCTGCCACCAGCATCTGGTTCGTGAAGACTTGGAACGCCACGGAAGTGCTGCGGGCCGTGCTGGCATCGGGGCGCTACCCGCTTGAGGCCTATCCCGCCTCCTTGCGGCTGCTGTTCACCTTGGTGGTTCCTGTGGCGTTTCTCACCACAGTGCCTGCAGAGGTCCTGCTGGGGCGGGCTTCACTCCCCTTGCTGGCTCTGGGGTTTGTCTTGGCTGGCGGCTTTTTTGCTGCTGCCAGGGGGTTCTGGTTGTTCGCGTTGCGGCACTACACCTCGGCCTCCAGTTAG
- a CDS encoding valine--tRNA ligase: MSELAKTYDPVGTEARWQQAWEDQAAFHPDPKAPGDPFSVVIPPPNVTGSLHMGHAFNTALIDTIVRYQRLAGKNVLCLPGTDHASIAVQTILEKQLKEEGKTRHDLGREAFLERAWQWKAESGGRIVDQLRRLGYSVDWGRQRFTLDEGLSEAVKEAFVRLHEQGLIYRGEYLVNWCPASGSAVSDLEVEMKEVDGYLWHFRYPLTSGDGYLEVATTRPETMLGDTAVAVNPSDDRYAHLVGQTLTLPFVGREIPIVADDHVEKEFGTGCVKVTPAHDPNDFAIGQRHGLPQITVMRKNGTMNQEAGQFKGLDRFEARKAVVAGLEDLGLLVKVEDYRHSVPHSDRGKVPVEPLLSTQWFVKTEPLAARCREALEKQDPRFIPERWEKVYRDWLTDIRDWCISRQLWWGHRIPAWFVISETGGKYTDTTPYVVARNEAEALEKAREKFGSAALIEQDEDVLDTWFSSGLWPFSTLGWPDANSADLQRWYPTSTLVTGFDIIFFWVARMTMMAGAFTDVMPFKDVYIHGLVRDEQNRKMSKSAGNGIDPLLLIERYGTDALRFALVREVAGAGQDIRLDYDRKKDTSATVEAARNFANKLWNATRFALMNLDGETPAQLGDPDSAALQLADRWILSRLARVNRETADRYNRYGLGEAAKGLYEFAWNDVCDWYLELSKRRLNPGDNASSEALADQRTARQVLAKVISQMHLMLNPLMPHLTEELWHSVTAEPETTFLALQAWPAVDQVALDDDLEASFAELIAAIRVVRNLRAVAGLKPSQTVPVRFVSGRGDLVAVLQQGMADITALTRAETVQVMTPSEADAAPVTKALAGVSGELQVLLPIEGLVDLDALKARLEKDIAKAEKEIKGLSGRLANPNFADKAPAAVVAECKANLAEAESQADLARRRLEDLS; the protein is encoded by the coding sequence GTGTCCGAGCTGGCCAAGACCTATGACCCAGTGGGCACCGAGGCCCGCTGGCAGCAGGCCTGGGAGGACCAAGCTGCTTTTCATCCCGACCCCAAGGCGCCTGGGGATCCGTTTTCGGTGGTGATCCCCCCTCCGAACGTCACTGGCAGCCTGCACATGGGCCACGCCTTCAATACGGCCCTGATCGACACGATCGTGCGCTACCAGCGCCTGGCGGGAAAAAATGTGCTCTGCCTCCCTGGCACTGACCATGCCTCGATCGCCGTGCAGACGATCCTTGAGAAGCAGCTCAAGGAGGAGGGCAAGACCCGTCACGATCTTGGCCGCGAGGCATTTCTGGAGCGGGCTTGGCAGTGGAAGGCCGAAAGCGGCGGCCGCATCGTCGATCAGCTGCGCAGGCTCGGCTATTCCGTTGATTGGGGTCGGCAGCGGTTCACCCTTGATGAAGGTCTGAGCGAGGCCGTTAAAGAAGCTTTTGTCCGTCTGCACGAGCAGGGTCTGATCTATCGGGGCGAGTATTTGGTGAATTGGTGTCCTGCCTCCGGCTCGGCGGTCAGTGACCTTGAGGTGGAAATGAAGGAGGTGGATGGTTATCTCTGGCATTTCCGCTATCCCCTCACCAGCGGTGACGGTTATCTGGAGGTGGCTACCACCCGACCCGAGACGATGCTTGGAGACACGGCGGTCGCGGTGAATCCCAGCGACGACCGTTATGCCCATCTCGTAGGACAAACCCTCACGCTCCCCTTTGTGGGGCGTGAGATTCCGATCGTGGCTGACGATCATGTGGAGAAGGAGTTCGGCACCGGTTGCGTCAAGGTGACGCCGGCCCATGACCCCAATGACTTCGCCATCGGCCAGCGCCACGGTCTGCCCCAGATCACGGTGATGCGCAAGAACGGCACCATGAATCAGGAGGCGGGGCAGTTCAAGGGGCTGGATCGCTTTGAGGCGCGTAAAGCGGTGGTGGCTGGTCTCGAAGACCTTGGTTTGCTGGTGAAGGTGGAGGACTATCGCCACAGTGTTCCTCATTCCGACCGTGGCAAGGTCCCTGTGGAGCCCTTGCTCTCCACGCAGTGGTTCGTGAAGACAGAGCCGTTGGCAGCCCGTTGTCGTGAAGCGCTGGAGAAGCAGGATCCGCGCTTCATTCCCGAGCGCTGGGAGAAGGTGTATCGCGACTGGCTCACGGACATCCGTGACTGGTGCATCAGCCGTCAGTTGTGGTGGGGACATCGCATTCCGGCCTGGTTCGTGATCAGCGAGACCGGTGGCAAGTACACCGACACCACCCCTTATGTGGTGGCACGTAATGAAGCGGAGGCTCTGGAGAAGGCCAGGGAAAAGTTCGGTTCAGCTGCCCTGATTGAGCAGGACGAGGACGTCCTCGACACCTGGTTCTCGAGCGGCCTCTGGCCCTTCTCCACCCTGGGATGGCCCGACGCCAACAGTGCCGATCTACAGCGCTGGTATCCCACCAGCACCCTCGTGACAGGCTTCGACATCATCTTCTTCTGGGTGGCCCGGATGACGATGATGGCCGGCGCTTTCACGGATGTGATGCCGTTTAAGGACGTCTACATCCATGGTCTGGTGAGGGATGAGCAGAACCGCAAGATGAGCAAGAGCGCCGGCAACGGCATCGATCCGCTGCTGTTGATCGAGCGTTACGGCACCGATGCTCTGCGTTTCGCGTTGGTGAGGGAAGTGGCTGGCGCCGGTCAGGACATCCGGCTGGACTACGACCGCAAGAAGGACACCTCCGCCACCGTTGAAGCCGCGCGCAATTTCGCCAACAAGCTGTGGAACGCCACCCGCTTCGCGTTGATGAATCTGGATGGTGAAACTCCGGCTCAGCTCGGAGATCCAGATTCTGCTGCTCTGCAGTTGGCGGATCGCTGGATCCTGTCGCGCCTGGCAAGGGTGAATCGCGAAACAGCCGATCGCTACAACCGCTATGGCCTGGGGGAAGCGGCCAAGGGGTTGTATGAGTTCGCTTGGAACGACGTTTGCGACTGGTATCTGGAGCTCAGCAAGCGCAGGCTGAATCCAGGTGACAACGCCAGCTCAGAAGCTCTCGCTGACCAGCGCACTGCCAGGCAGGTGCTGGCCAAGGTGATCAGCCAGATGCACCTGATGCTGAATCCGCTGATGCCGCATCTCACTGAAGAGTTGTGGCACAGCGTCACCGCCGAGCCTGAGACAACGTTTTTGGCACTACAAGCCTGGCCGGCTGTCGATCAGGTAGCGCTGGATGATGATCTCGAGGCTTCATTCGCCGAGTTGATCGCAGCGATCCGCGTGGTGCGCAATCTGCGCGCGGTAGCAGGCCTCAAGCCCTCTCAGACCGTTCCGGTGCGTTTCGTGAGTGGCCGCGGCGATCTTGTTGCGGTGCTGCAGCAGGGGATGGCCGACATCACAGCGCTCACCAGAGCTGAAACGGTTCAGGTGATGACGCCGTCTGAGGCGGATGCCGCACCGGTGACCAAGGCTCTGGCTGGCGTCAGCGGTGAGCTTCAGGTGTTGCTTCCGATTGAAGGCCTGGTGGATCTCGACGCCCTGAAGGCACGTTTGGAGAAGGACATCGCCAAGGCCGAGAAGGAGATCAAGGGCTTGTCCGGTCGACTGGCCAATCCCAATTTCGCTGACAAGGCTCCGGCCGCAGTAGTGGCGGAATGCAAGGCCAACTTGGCTGAGGCTGAGTCACAGGCTGATTTGGCCCGCAGGCGTCTGGAGGATCTCAGTTGA
- a CDS encoding mechanosensitive ion channel family protein, giving the protein MSQLLWEILGWLGYLQRSAVVAQVLLIAGLSVGWRLINPQRRLENLYPALRLLVAPIAMLLIAWLIELPGGTTGLVSYAGLCWLGWNLLNLLNRLLQLLLPASSIHQLESRLLRPLFLVLVGLNLISKFDNPADLGVIKLGSLFGEILTVNNLVIAMVVTYLLLVGTKLPAAGVAWVLQKLLGCSNSSRKALELIIRYVVVGIGFTAVGFHIGLNSTALVAIAGGLSVGLGFGIKEVFSNFISGIWLLFEGSVRPGEILMVDGDPCEVRKLGLRATLLWRDRDNAELLIPNQMFFTAQATSYTATDRMRRSEIRVGAAYRHDPQVVLKLLEQTALEVPRVLNDPAPRALQVHYGDSAIEYSLRYWISDPMSNIGIVSEVNQAIWTAFKREGIEIPFPQQVNTVSEIPAFRSEPSAGDSPPGSPH; this is encoded by the coding sequence ATGAGCCAACTGCTCTGGGAAATCCTTGGCTGGCTTGGATATCTGCAGCGAAGTGCTGTCGTCGCCCAAGTGCTGCTGATCGCTGGACTCAGCGTGGGATGGCGGCTGATCAACCCGCAACGCCGGCTTGAAAACCTCTACCCAGCACTGCGATTGCTGGTGGCGCCCATCGCCATGTTGTTGATCGCCTGGCTGATCGAGCTTCCAGGCGGAACAACTGGGCTGGTCAGCTATGCCGGCCTCTGTTGGCTGGGCTGGAATCTGCTCAACCTTTTGAACCGGCTGCTGCAGCTACTGCTTCCTGCCTCCAGCATTCATCAACTTGAAAGTCGTCTGCTCAGACCGCTGTTCCTGGTTCTGGTGGGCCTGAATCTGATCAGCAAGTTCGACAATCCAGCTGATCTCGGCGTGATCAAGCTGGGCAGCCTCTTCGGCGAGATCCTCACCGTGAACAATCTGGTCATCGCCATGGTGGTGACCTATTTGCTGCTCGTGGGCACCAAGCTTCCAGCCGCTGGGGTGGCCTGGGTGCTGCAGAAGCTCCTCGGCTGCAGTAACAGCAGCCGAAAGGCTCTTGAACTGATCATCCGCTACGTGGTCGTTGGCATCGGCTTCACAGCCGTGGGGTTTCACATCGGTCTGAACTCCACGGCTCTGGTCGCCATCGCAGGTGGACTCTCCGTAGGCCTTGGTTTCGGCATCAAGGAAGTGTTCTCCAACTTCATCAGCGGCATCTGGCTGCTGTTTGAGGGGTCAGTACGTCCGGGAGAGATCTTGATGGTGGATGGAGATCCTTGCGAAGTGCGCAAGCTGGGCCTGCGCGCCACCCTGCTCTGGCGAGATCGAGACAACGCGGAACTGCTGATTCCCAATCAGATGTTTTTCACCGCGCAAGCCACCAGTTACACCGCCACCGACCGAATGCGGCGCAGTGAGATCCGTGTTGGCGCCGCCTATCGCCATGATCCCCAGGTTGTGCTGAAGCTCCTTGAGCAAACAGCTCTGGAAGTGCCCAGAGTGCTGAATGATCCAGCGCCGAGGGCGCTGCAGGTGCACTACGGCGACTCCGCCATCGAATACTCACTGCGCTACTGGATCTCCGACCCCATGAGCAACATCGGCATTGTGAGTGAGGTGAACCAAGCAATCTGGACAGCGTTCAAACGGGAGGGGATTGAAATTCCTTTCCCACAACAGGTCAACACCGTTAGTGAGATTCCAGCGTTCAGGAGCGAGCCAAGCGCCGGAGATAGCCCTCCTGGGTCCCCGCATTGA